A genome region from Methanobacterium subterraneum includes the following:
- a CDS encoding XTP/dITP diphosphatase yields MPKTGHLPLTITFITGNQHKVKEAQGIFHQFNIQVEHIDLGYPEIQGELIDVARFGAEDAARRLGRPVIVEDAGLFIKALNWFPGTYSAYVQDTLGNQGILKLMNNVKDRYAEFRSVIGFATPKTEPETFLGVVGGQIAHQEKGKHGFAYDPLFIPEGHSLSFGELTREEKNEFSHRRQSLENFAQWYKDFISK; encoded by the coding sequence ATGCCAAAAACTGGACATCTTCCGTTGACCATAACATTTATAACCGGTAACCAACACAAAGTAAAAGAAGCTCAAGGAATCTTCCACCAGTTCAATATCCAAGTGGAACACATAGACCTGGGTTACCCTGAAATTCAGGGAGAGCTAATTGATGTGGCTCGCTTTGGCGCAGAAGATGCTGCCAGGCGGCTGGGAAGGCCAGTTATCGTTGAAGATGCAGGTCTGTTTATTAAAGCTCTTAACTGGTTTCCAGGAACCTATTCCGCATATGTGCAAGACACCCTGGGCAATCAAGGTATTTTAAAACTGATGAATAATGTCAAGGACCGTTACGCCGAGTTCAGGTCGGTAATTGGGTTTGCAACACCCAAAACCGAGCCCGAGACTTTTTTAGGTGTAGTCGGGGGACAAATAGCACATCAGGAAAAAGGAAAGCATGGTTTCGCCTACGATCCACTTTTCATACCAGAAGGACACTCCCTAAGCTTCGGTGAACTCACCCGAGAGGAGAAGAATGAATTTTCCCACAGACGCCAGTCCCTAGAAAATTTTGCCCAATGGTATAAGGATTTTATAAGCAAATAA
- a CDS encoding tyrosine-type recombinase/integrase, translating into MADIEVMGDPKFKQFIQSRRYRERSIKIHHNSLKFYTKFLGKTPTEIIDEAIKEEEDGIRMSSRKIKEYLINFVEYLTELGNAPQTIKNKINSVKTFYHEYDILTPRIRMPKTAENPVLAKIPGKEHIIQALKHTSIRNRAMVLLMSSSGMGSGEIRSLTYNHFIQAINDVLSDLTEEEKLDIFKVQSRVKGKDIIGVWDVIRYKTKTPYITFSTPESIHALVEYLIDNQRNNNPIKSKDDYLFAVNGKPMEENTLHQIFKSINDKCGFGKQGYQRFFRSHAMRKFMGTSLFGAGMDRAKVKMLLGHTEDETNEAYFKFSVKDLKNLYFKYMDAVTIQETKTKTIKSEEYQYLTAKLLEKDETLAKVEQRLEQIEANKKEKRRSIDELFSNPEFLADFQAMAKTLV; encoded by the coding sequence ATGGCAGATATTGAAGTAATGGGAGACCCTAAATTTAAGCAATTCATCCAATCAAGGAGGTATAGGGAACGATCCATCAAAATACATCATAATAGTTTAAAATTTTACACAAAATTTCTAGGAAAAACCCCAACAGAAATTATTGATGAAGCGATAAAGGAAGAAGAGGATGGGATACGGATGAGTTCACGAAAAATTAAAGAATATTTAATCAATTTCGTTGAATATCTGACAGAACTCGGTAATGCACCTCAAACGATAAAGAATAAGATAAATTCTGTTAAAACATTTTATCATGAATATGATATCTTAACACCACGGATAAGGATGCCCAAAACGGCTGAAAACCCAGTTCTTGCAAAAATACCTGGAAAAGAACATATAATACAAGCTTTAAAACATACAAGCATTCGTAACAGAGCTATGGTGCTTTTAATGTCTTCATCAGGGATGGGTTCAGGTGAAATAAGAAGTTTAACTTATAATCATTTTATACAGGCTATTAATGATGTATTAAGTGATTTAACTGAAGAAGAAAAGCTTGATATCTTTAAGGTTCAGTCAAGGGTCAAAGGAAAGGACATCATTGGTGTGTGGGATGTCATAAGATATAAAACTAAAACACCCTATATCACTTTTTCCACACCTGAAAGCATTCATGCCTTGGTAGAATACTTAATTGACAACCAAAGAAACAATAACCCAATAAAATCCAAAGACGACTATTTGTTTGCCGTAAACGGTAAACCAATGGAAGAAAACACGTTACATCAAATTTTTAAATCAATAAATGATAAATGTGGCTTTGGAAAACAGGGATATCAAAGATTTTTCAGATCCCATGCCATGAGAAAATTTATGGGTACATCTTTATTTGGTGCAGGAATGGATCGTGCAAAAGTCAAAATGTTATTAGGCCATACCGAGGATGAAACAAACGAAGCGTATTTTAAATTCTCTGTTAAAGACCTGAAAAATCTTTATTTCAAGTATATGGATGCAGTAACCATTCAAGAAACAAAAACAAAAACTATTAAGAGCGAAGAATACCAGTATCTCACAGCTAAACTCCTTGAAAAGGATGAAACACTGGCCAAGGTTGAACAAAGGTTGGAACAAATCGAAGCCAATAAAAAGGAAAAGAGAAGATCTATAGATGAATTATTCTCTAATCCCGAATTCCTGGCGGATTTCCAGGCAATGGCCAAAACGTTGGTCTGA